In the Bordetella genomosp. 10 genome, one interval contains:
- a CDS encoding TonB-dependent receptor, with amino-acid sequence MTAAQAQTTEEQFDRRNTVVMPAVSVTGEAALNELPGTYAGGQVARGARLGILGNLDVMDTPFNVTSYTSELIENQQARTLADVLANDPSVRFTTSSGHAYENFRIRGFDVNQNDLALNGMYGLLPVGHTPLEMFERVEVLKGPNALFSGMAPSGAVGGTINLVPKRAGEDPLSRVSVGYQSDSQFGTRFDLARRFGAGKSLGLRINGAFSDGDTDLDGQSKKREFLSAAFDYRAGGLTASIDTYYSKESYRGGTPAMFWMATTDIPHAPDPSVNQFPAARGELESKAIVGRAGYVFNSHVSAFAGIGVRDHDYKGFVNGSHVRSINANGDSSNSVTTAQRGYEDNVSAEAGLRFNFDTAGVRHDVVLQASRLDSDSGSASATSSFRTNIYDPVYHAMPAVPGHAPKTAENTLSSLALVDTMSFLDDKLRLTLGARHQRVETRNYGATGAVTSSYDKSALTPAVGIVIKPWGPDISLYANYVQGLSKGDSVSMPTYAFNRTFSPYKTEQKEIGVKWDAGVVTNTLSLFEITKPTLIMTNGNEPSDGGEKRMRGIEWNSFGELSRGIRVLGGATYTQGVQTKTANGAYDGNRAVGAPRWQANLGVEWDPIWVPGVTLSSRITANSSQYLDVANTQKIPGWATLDLGARYAAKLFGRNTVLRLNVDNVFDRHYYSGSFSDTTPIATLGLGRTVMASVTVDF; translated from the coding sequence ATGACGGCCGCCCAGGCCCAGACAACCGAAGAGCAGTTCGACCGGCGCAATACCGTCGTCATGCCCGCCGTGAGCGTCACCGGCGAAGCCGCGCTCAACGAGCTTCCAGGCACCTATGCGGGCGGCCAGGTCGCGCGAGGCGCGCGGCTGGGCATCCTGGGGAATCTGGACGTGATGGATACCCCTTTCAACGTGACCAGCTACACCAGCGAACTGATCGAGAACCAGCAGGCCCGGACATTGGCCGACGTGCTCGCCAACGACCCTTCCGTGCGCTTCACCACGTCGAGCGGGCATGCCTATGAAAACTTCCGGATACGGGGTTTCGACGTCAACCAGAATGACCTGGCGCTCAACGGCATGTATGGCCTGCTGCCGGTCGGCCACACGCCGCTGGAGATGTTCGAGCGCGTGGAAGTGTTGAAGGGACCCAACGCCTTGTTTTCCGGCATGGCGCCCAGCGGCGCCGTGGGCGGCACCATCAACCTCGTACCCAAACGCGCCGGTGAAGACCCGCTGAGCCGCGTGTCGGTTGGTTATCAATCCGATAGCCAGTTCGGCACCCGCTTCGATCTGGCGCGCCGCTTCGGCGCGGGCAAGTCGCTGGGACTCCGCATCAACGGCGCGTTCAGCGACGGCGACACGGACCTCGATGGCCAATCGAAGAAACGCGAGTTTCTATCGGCGGCGTTCGATTACCGCGCTGGCGGCCTGACAGCGTCCATCGACACCTATTACAGCAAGGAATCGTACAGGGGCGGCACCCCGGCCATGTTCTGGATGGCCACCACCGACATCCCGCACGCCCCCGACCCTTCGGTGAACCAGTTTCCCGCCGCGCGTGGCGAACTGGAGAGCAAGGCCATCGTCGGACGCGCCGGATATGTCTTCAATTCCCATGTATCCGCCTTCGCGGGTATCGGCGTGCGCGACCACGATTACAAGGGATTCGTGAACGGCTCGCATGTGCGCAGCATCAACGCCAATGGCGACAGCTCCAACTCGGTGACCACCGCGCAACGCGGCTATGAGGACAACGTTTCGGCCGAGGCCGGCCTGCGCTTCAATTTCGATACGGCCGGCGTGCGCCACGACGTCGTGCTGCAGGCGTCACGCCTGGATAGCGACTCCGGCTCGGCGAGCGCGACGTCGTCCTTCAGGACCAATATCTACGACCCGGTCTACCATGCAATGCCGGCTGTTCCGGGGCATGCCCCCAAGACCGCCGAGAATACCCTTTCCAGCCTGGCGCTGGTGGATACGATGTCCTTCCTGGACGACAAACTGAGATTGACGCTGGGCGCGCGGCACCAGCGGGTGGAAACCAGGAACTACGGCGCGACCGGCGCCGTCACCAGTTCCTACGACAAGAGCGCGTTGACGCCGGCCGTGGGCATCGTGATCAAGCCCTGGGGACCGGACATCTCGCTCTATGCCAACTATGTGCAGGGATTGAGCAAGGGAGACAGCGTTTCCATGCCGACCTACGCCTTCAACCGCACCTTTTCGCCCTACAAGACCGAGCAGAAGGAAATCGGCGTGAAATGGGATGCCGGCGTCGTCACCAACACGCTTAGTCTCTTCGAGATAACCAAGCCCACGTTGATCATGACCAACGGCAACGAGCCGTCGGACGGCGGGGAAAAACGCATGCGCGGAATCGAATGGAACTCGTTCGGCGAACTCTCGCGCGGCATACGCGTTCTGGGCGGCGCGACGTACACGCAAGGCGTACAAACCAAGACCGCCAATGGCGCCTATGATGGCAACCGGGCAGTGGGCGCGCCGCGCTGGCAAGCCAATCTGGGCGTGGAATGGGATCCGATATGGGTGCCCGGCGTTACGTTGAGCAGCCGGATTACGGCGAACTCCAGCCAGTATCTCGATGTGGCGAATACGCAGAAGATCCCCGGGTGGGCGACGCTTGACCTGGGCGCCCGTTACGCGGCCAAGCTGTTCGGCCGCAATACCGTTCTGCGCCTGAACGTCGACAACGTATTCGACCGGCACTATTACTCCGGGTCGTTCAGCGACACCACGCCGATCGCCACGCTCGGGCTCGGCCGCACGGTAATGGCCTCGGTCACCGTTGATTTCTGA
- a CDS encoding PepSY-associated TM helix domain-containing protein: MRTDYVRIYKSVHTWTGIVSGMALFIAFYAGALTVFKEPLTRWATPPAAADVAPLETAHDLIVKTLAIAPEAAKGFAIHLQDEEHVLARMAWDVRAPDADDHDDSGTRHFGAALDATGAPRVREIEPSPLAGFIDVLHRVVGLPADSDPNRWLMGVIAALYTVALVSGVVVLLPSLVKDFFALRIGKNLKRMWLDAHNVVGIVSLPFHIVMALTAVVFAYHDQIYAIQDKLVHQGKWSQAFQRQPAGASDAPRRDPAAMLTPAQLLQAAHAVAPDLEPTMLQYQGVTGPRAVVRVWGKDTAAVSPRAMGGFAAFDPYSGKLLNTDYLPGRQNTPNLFISSFFALHMASFGGVEVAWLYFLLGMAGAWLFYSGNLLWIESRRRRAARNQVEAPAQRLDTRLMAAATVGVCLGSVCGISLTIAAGKWLYGSVQDLAFWHQLIYYAIFFGCVAWAFGRGAAAASVHLLWLACALTLCIPLTTLLGWWMPGAGPWTDTSTAALGVDATALAGALCFAWMARIAQRRIERAPGDTVWSLHPRAAGGQRRP; the protein is encoded by the coding sequence ATGAGAACGGATTACGTACGCATCTACAAATCGGTTCATACCTGGACCGGAATCGTCAGCGGCATGGCGCTATTCATTGCCTTCTATGCCGGCGCGCTTACCGTGTTCAAGGAACCGCTTACGCGCTGGGCAACGCCGCCGGCCGCGGCGGACGTCGCCCCCCTGGAGACCGCCCACGACCTGATCGTCAAGACCCTGGCCATTGCGCCCGAGGCGGCCAAGGGCTTCGCCATCCACTTGCAGGATGAAGAGCACGTGCTCGCGCGCATGGCATGGGACGTGCGGGCCCCGGACGCCGACGACCACGACGACTCGGGGACCCGCCACTTCGGAGCCGCGCTGGACGCAACCGGCGCGCCACGCGTGCGGGAAATAGAACCCTCGCCGCTGGCCGGCTTCATCGATGTCCTGCACCGGGTCGTGGGCCTGCCGGCCGACTCCGACCCGAATCGCTGGCTGATGGGCGTGATCGCCGCGCTCTACACCGTCGCGCTGGTATCGGGCGTCGTTGTGCTTCTACCCTCCCTGGTCAAGGACTTCTTCGCCTTGAGAATCGGCAAGAACCTGAAGCGCATGTGGCTGGACGCGCACAATGTCGTGGGTATCGTAAGCCTGCCTTTCCATATCGTCATGGCGCTGACGGCGGTGGTGTTCGCTTATCACGACCAGATCTATGCCATACAGGACAAGCTCGTCCACCAGGGGAAGTGGAGCCAGGCGTTCCAGCGGCAGCCGGCCGGCGCCTCGGACGCGCCGCGGCGCGATCCCGCGGCCATGCTGACGCCGGCGCAGTTGCTGCAGGCGGCCCATGCGGTGGCGCCGGATCTGGAACCGACGATGTTGCAGTACCAGGGGGTCACCGGGCCGCGCGCGGTGGTCCGTGTATGGGGCAAGGATACGGCGGCGGTGTCACCCCGCGCCATGGGCGGCTTCGCGGCCTTCGATCCCTATAGCGGCAAGCTCCTGAACACGGATTATCTGCCGGGACGCCAAAACACCCCTAACCTCTTCATCAGCAGCTTCTTCGCCTTGCATATGGCCTCTTTCGGCGGCGTTGAGGTGGCGTGGCTGTATTTTCTTCTTGGCATGGCGGGCGCCTGGCTGTTCTACAGCGGCAATCTGCTATGGATAGAAAGCCGCCGCCGCAGGGCCGCCCGCAATCAGGTCGAGGCCCCGGCGCAACGCCTGGACACCCGCCTGATGGCCGCGGCCACCGTGGGAGTCTGCCTGGGCAGCGTCTGCGGCATTTCCCTGACCATCGCCGCCGGCAAATGGCTATACGGTTCCGTGCAGGACCTGGCGTTCTGGCATCAACTGATTTACTACGCCATCTTCTTCGGATGCGTGGCGTGGGCCTTCGGACGCGGCGCGGCCGCCGCCTCGGTGCATCTGCTGTGGCTGGCCTGCGCGCTGACGCTGTGCATTCCGCTGACGACGTTGCTCGGCTGGTGGATGCCTGGCGCGGGACCCTGGACGGATACGTCGACGGCGGCCTTGGGCGTCGATGCCACGGCGCTCGCGGGCGCGCTGTGCTTCGCCTGGATGGCGCGCATTGCGCAACGCCGGATCGAGCGAGCGCCGGGCGACACCGTCTGGTCCCTCCATCCACGGGCAGCCGGAGGACAACGGCGCCCATAA
- a CDS encoding DUF6587 family protein, with translation MSLAGHASASWQYVVLALIVLASAIKVLRKLAPHLSTRMQARVATALSRPGRPGAVRRFGIWLRPRQATGNCGDGCGTCGSCGSAATPAPDDARPVVFHERKRRGAAQR, from the coding sequence ATGAGCCTTGCCGGTCATGCCTCCGCGTCCTGGCAGTACGTCGTGCTGGCCCTTATCGTGCTGGCCAGCGCAATAAAGGTCTTGCGCAAGCTGGCGCCCCATCTGAGCACGCGCATGCAGGCTCGCGTCGCAACGGCATTGAGCCGGCCCGGGCGCCCCGGGGCCGTGCGCCGTTTCGGGATCTGGCTGAGGCCCCGGCAAGCGACGGGCAATTGCGGCGACGGTTGCGGGACTTGCGGCAGTTGCGGCTCCGCGGCCACGCCAGCGCCGGACGATGCCAGGCCGGTCGTCTTCCATGAGCGGAAAAGGCGCGGCGCCGCGCAACGATAA
- the feoB gene encoding ferrous iron transporter B yields MADTALRIALVGNPNCGKTALFNLLTGGRQKVANYAGVTVERKEGRFTTPAGRLTRVLDLPGTYSFDAASPDEQITHNVLAGRYPGEARPDLIVFVADATNLRLHLRLFLEVRRLGLPMVLTLNMMDAARARGIAIDVPALQARLGVPVVETVAVRRNGARALIERLDAPPPAASPRGEGGLTDPHAEVRALLAATVRMPRATSTLDDTLDRWALHPVFGLLILAAVMFLVFQAVYAGGKPVTDMIGDGFDWLGQTATASLPDGPLKELLVDGIFSGLGTVLGFLPEILVLFFFILVLEESGYLPRAAFLLDRVMVSVGLTGRAFIPLLSSFACAIPSIIGSRSIPDPRDRLVTILVAPLMTCSARLPVYALLIGAFVPERRILGGFNLQGLVLFALYAAGIAGAAAVAYAAKRLRRDRREHALLMELPSYRLPKPSNLAIGLWERGWIFLKRLTGVILALTVLMWFISAFPGPPAGATGPAIEYSFAGYLGRFLQPIFAPLGFNWQISLSLIPAFAARETAVAALATVYSVAGDQTAGLATTLAANFSVASALSLMAWFAFAPQCMSTLAVIRRETGSWRNVWISFGYMFVVAYVAAFVTYHVARWLT; encoded by the coding sequence ATGGCTGACACCGCCCTGCGCATCGCCCTGGTCGGCAATCCCAATTGCGGCAAGACGGCCCTGTTCAACTTGCTGACAGGCGGACGGCAGAAGGTGGCCAATTACGCCGGCGTGACGGTAGAGCGCAAGGAAGGGCGCTTCACCACGCCCGCCGGGCGGTTGACGCGGGTGCTGGACCTGCCGGGCACCTACAGCTTCGATGCCGCCAGTCCCGACGAGCAGATCACCCACAACGTGCTGGCCGGGCGCTACCCCGGCGAGGCGCGGCCGGATCTCATCGTCTTCGTGGCCGACGCGACCAACCTGCGCCTGCATTTGCGCCTGTTCCTGGAAGTCCGGCGGCTGGGCCTGCCGATGGTACTGACGCTGAACATGATGGACGCCGCGCGCGCCCGCGGCATTGCCATCGACGTCCCGGCGCTGCAGGCCCGCCTGGGCGTGCCCGTGGTGGAGACGGTCGCGGTGCGGCGCAACGGCGCGCGCGCCTTGATCGAGCGCCTCGATGCGCCGCCGCCCGCGGCGTCCCCGCGTGGCGAAGGCGGGCTAACGGACCCGCACGCCGAAGTCCGCGCGCTGCTCGCGGCTACGGTCCGCATGCCCCGGGCGACCTCGACGCTGGACGATACCCTGGACCGATGGGCCCTGCACCCGGTGTTCGGCCTGTTGATCCTGGCTGCCGTCATGTTCCTCGTCTTCCAGGCCGTGTACGCGGGCGGCAAGCCGGTTACCGACATGATCGGCGACGGCTTCGATTGGCTGGGCCAGACCGCCACGGCTTCCTTGCCGGACGGGCCGTTGAAGGAGTTGCTGGTCGACGGCATTTTCAGCGGCCTCGGCACCGTCTTGGGTTTTCTCCCGGAAATCCTGGTGCTGTTCTTTTTCATCCTGGTGCTGGAGGAGTCCGGCTACCTGCCGCGCGCGGCCTTCCTGCTGGACCGGGTGATGGTGTCGGTGGGCTTGACGGGCCGCGCCTTCATCCCGCTGTTGTCCAGCTTCGCCTGCGCCATCCCCAGCATCATCGGCTCGCGCAGCATTCCGGATCCGCGCGACCGGCTGGTCACCATCCTGGTCGCGCCGCTGATGACCTGCTCGGCGCGGTTGCCGGTCTACGCCTTGCTCATCGGCGCTTTCGTGCCGGAGCGCCGGATCCTGGGCGGCTTCAACCTGCAGGGGCTGGTGCTGTTCGCGCTCTATGCGGCGGGCATTGCCGGCGCGGCGGCGGTGGCGTATGCGGCCAAGCGCCTGCGGCGCGACCGGCGCGAGCATGCGTTGCTGATGGAGCTGCCTTCCTACCGGCTGCCCAAGCCGAGCAACCTGGCGATCGGGCTGTGGGAGCGCGGCTGGATCTTCCTGAAACGCCTGACCGGCGTCATCCTCGCGCTGACGGTGCTCATGTGGTTCATCTCGGCTTTTCCCGGGCCGCCCGCGGGCGCCACGGGGCCGGCGATCGAGTACAGCTTCGCCGGCTACCTGGGACGCTTCCTGCAACCCATCTTCGCCCCGCTCGGCTTCAACTGGCAGATCAGCCTGTCGCTCATTCCTGCTTTCGCCGCGCGCGAAACGGCGGTCGCCGCCCTGGCCACCGTCTACAGCGTGGCCGGCGATCAGACCGCCGGCCTGGCCACGACGCTGGCGGCGAATTTCTCGGTGGCCAGCGCGTTGTCCCTGATGGCGTGGTTCGCCTTCGCGCCCCAGTGCATGTCCACCCTGGCCGTGATCCGCCGCGAAACGGGCTCGTGGCGCAATGTCTGGATTTCCTTTGGCTACATGTTCGTGGTGGCTTACGTCGCGGCTTTCGTCACCTACCATGTGGCGAGGTGGCTGACATGA